A single region of the Latilactobacillus curvatus JCM 1096 = DSM 20019 genome encodes:
- a CDS encoding VRR-NUC domain-containing protein, with amino-acid sequence MSNPETKIQNEIRIALSKHDCTVFRANVGKVMMNNGRWFDTGLPKGHPDLYGFRHSDGKCFYVEVKTKTGRLREDQKRFAEYVTQFPIIYGVARSAEDAIKIIEGE; translated from the coding sequence GTGTCTAATCCGGAAACAAAAATTCAAAACGAAATACGAATTGCATTGTCAAAACATGATTGTACCGTTTTTAGAGCGAATGTCGGGAAGGTAATGATGAATAATGGGCGATGGTTTGATACAGGATTGCCTAAAGGACATCCTGATTTATATGGATTCCGACATTCGGACGGAAAATGTTTTTATGTTGAAGTTAAGACGAAAACAGGCAGACTGCGTGAAGATCAGAAACGCTTCGCAGAATATGTTACACAGTTTCCAATCATTTACGGTGTTGCACGCAGCGCAGAAGATGCCATCAAAATAATTGAAGGGGAGTAA